From a region of the Pan paniscus chromosome 19, NHGRI_mPanPan1-v2.0_pri, whole genome shotgun sequence genome:
- the LOC100968714 gene encoding F-box/WD repeat-containing protein 10-like, with the protein MSPDQFLLTVSALQQAHNSREFAYPCRPQTEITDVWGPSISYPRKVLNFKGKSIQRAVDQLRLSNPPMDVKRTSIPLEIQKLQPNLKISLHSPRVQSTIPQPMIIRSRFSGSLKGGDQVTSSIERAVCSMGPLTSMQVIKPNRMLAPQVGTATLSLKKERPRIYTSLDPFRVNTEFVLLTVKEEKEHQEAKMKEYQARESTGVVDPGKASKAAWIRKIKGLPIDNFTKQGKTAAPELGQNVFI; encoded by the coding sequence ATGTCACCTGACCAATTCCTCCTGACTGTTAGCGCCCTGCAGCAAGCCCATAATTCCAGGGAATTTGCCTATCCCTGTAGGCCCCAAACAGAAATTACTGATGTCTGGGGACCTTCAATTTCATACCCAAGGAAGGTCTTGAATTTCAAAGGAAAATCAATCCAACGTGCAGTTGATCAGTTGAGATTGAGCAATCCTCCTATGGATGTGAAACGAACCAGTATTCCCCTTGAAATCCAGAAACTGCAGCCCAACTTGAAGATCTCTTTGCACAGTCCTAGAGTCCAGTCCACCATACCCCAGCCCATGATTATCCGCTCCAGGTTCTCTGGCAGCTTAAAGGGTGGAGACCAAGTGACCAGTTCAATTGAAAGGGCTGTGTGCAGTATGGGTCCCCTGACCAGTATGCAGGTCATTAAACCAAACCGCATGCTAGCTCCACAAGTGGGCACAGCcaccctgtctcttaagaaaGAACGGCCTCGCATCTATACATCCCTTGATCCTTTTAGAGTGAACACTGAGTTTGTGCTGTTGACcgtgaaggaggagaaggagcacCAGGAAGCCAAGATGAAGGAATATCAGGCCAGGGAGTCCACTGGAGTGGTTGATCCAGGAAAAGCCAGCAAAGCTGCATGGATCAGGAAGATCAAAGGCCTGCCTATTGATAATTTCACGAAGCAAGGGAAAACAGCGGCCCCTGAACTTGGACAAAATGTATTTATCTAA